The DNA window GAAGACTCTGGATGCCACCTCGTATTCCAGACCCTCCTGCGCGAGCGCATCCTCAAAGATCTGCAGGAAGTCGTAGCTGGGCATGTCCTTGGCCGGTCCGGTGGAGCGTTCCCACGTAGTCAACTCATTCAGTGACAGCACGTCCGGGCGCAGTTCCTTGACGGTTTTGGCAATCCACTTGGCCCGCTTGGGGAAGTCAGTCTTCTGAGCTGTGTCGTACACCTTGGCTGCACCCAGCAGGAAGTCCAACAACGTGCCGTCCGGATCCAGCGCAGCATTGATAGCCGGCGACAGCGACGACCCGAGGTACAGGTTCACCGTCATCACCCGCAGTTTGGAACTGCTCTTGGAAGGTGCCTGGGCCGTTTCGGGCACGGCTGGGGCTGCCGGTGCAGGAACACTTGCGGCGGCAAGACCGGCAGCAGCGAGGCCGGTCGCGGCAACGCCAGCGATGAGTCGAGAGCGGAAAGTGGTCATGATCAACCTCCGATTTCTGCTCTCAGATTGGCAGGTTCGCCCGACGTTGTCGCGTCTTTGCCGCTTTGCCCGATTTGTCCCCGATCAAAGCGCACCGCTATTTCACCGGCTGAGGGCGCTAGGTCACTGACTCAGGAGGTAGTGGCCACGGCAGCACGGTATAGGCGACCGGCCCGGTAGGACGACCGCACCAACGGCCCCGACATCACTCCGACGAAGCCCAGATCTTTGGCCTCGTTTTCAAGCTCCACAAACTCGTCTGGAGTCACCCAACGCTCTACGGGATGGTGTCGCTCGGAGGGACGCAGGTATTGCGTAATCGTGATCAGATCGCAGTCGTGATCTCGCAAATCGCACAGCGCGGTGGAGATTTCATCGCGGGTTTCGCCCATGCCCAGGATCAAGTTGGATTTAGTCACCAAACCCGCCTGCTTTGCAGATTGCAGCACCTGCAGCGAACGGTCATAGCGAAACGCTGGTCGGATGCGCTTGAAGATTCTCGGCACCGTCTCCACGTTGTGGGCGAGGACTTCCGGGGCCGCATCGAACACTTCCGCCAATAGTTTCGGATCACCGGAAAAGTCAGGAATGAGCAGTTCCACCCCAGTACCCGGGCTCGTGGCATGGATGCGCCGCACCGTCTCGGCGTACAGCCAAGCACCCTCGTCGGCCAGATCATCGCGAGCAACCCCGGTCACGGTGGCATACCGCAGTTCCATCGATGCGACGCTGTCCGCCACCCGCTGTGGCTCACCCCGGTCCAGCGGCGCCGGTTTACCAGTATCAATCTGACAGAAGTCGCAGCGGCGGGTGCACTGTTCGCCACCGATCAGAAAGGTTGCTTCGCGATCTTCCCAACATTCGTAGATATTTGGGCAGCCCGCCTCCTGGCAGACAGTATGCAGTCCCTGTTCCTTGACCAGCGCACTGATTTGTAGGTACTCGGGTCCGGTTTTGAAGGTGGTGCGAATCCATGGGGGTTTGCGTTCGACCGGAGTTTCCGCGTTGCGGCGCTCAATACGCAGTAGTGGTTTGTCGCCGGTCACGGTCTTAGCCTAGGCGGGGCAACCTGTTCAGGCCACATGCGGTCCGTTCGACGGCAGATATTGCGGCACTACCGGACTTCCGGTGAGCCTTTCACTTAGCAGCGAGGCCGCACTCATCACATCGATGTCACGACCGCAGATTTTGGTCAGTGAGGTCACACCAGCATCCGGGATACCGCACGGCACAATGCGCTGCGACCAAGTTAAATCACAATCACAGTTCAGTGCGAAGCCGTGCATGGTCACTCCTTGGGTCACCCGGATTCCGACAGCCGCGATCTTGCTGGCCGGTCCGGCGCTGCCGGGACCGCTGGCGTGGGGAACCCACACGCCAGATCGACCTTCGATGGGAATGGCGGCCACCTCGAAGTCCTCACACATGCTGATCAATAGCGACTCCAGCGCTCGAACATGCGCCACCACATCCATTGGATGCGGCAGTCGCAGGATCGGATAGCCGACGAGTTGGCCCGGGCCGTGCCAGGTGATCCGGCCGCCCCGATCGACATCGATCACTTCGCTGCCATCCACCGGGCGGTCCTCGGGTTGGGTGCGCGAACCGGCGGTAAACACCTCATCGTGCTCGAGCAGCAGCAGCGTATCGCCGCGGCGGCCCGCCACCACATCGCTATGTACCTGCCGCTGCAGTTCCCACCCTTGTCGGTAGGGAACAGTGCGTTGGCCCAAGCCAACTCCGACGACATCGACTTGGCCGATCCCGGCGCTAGCGCTGCTCACCCCGTCAGATTACGCGCTGATTACGGCACTGGCATCGCTGCCAGTGCCTGTTCGATGGAGGGATGCTGCCATTCAAAGCCCGCTGCAGTGAGTGCGCCCGGAGCGACACCCTGGCTCATCACAACTTCCTCAGCGAAACCACCAAGGACCACTCGCAGCGCAAACTTAGGAACCGGAAGTTTTGCCGGCTTGTCCAGCAATTCCGCCAGCGCTTGTGTCGCTTGCGCGTTCGTCACAGGCTGTGGCGCGACTAGATTCACAGGGCCGCTGATTTCTTGATCGATACAAAATCGGATGGCCCGCACCTCGTCAGTCATCGAGATGAATGACCACCATTGCTTGCCCGAGCCGATGCGGCCACCGATGCCTTTGCGGAAGATCGGGATCATTTTGCCGAACGCGCCACCGGTGCTGCTCACCACTAGCCCAGTGCGGATCATCGCCACGCGGTTGCCTGCCTGCTGTGCCGGCGCAGTGGCGGCCTCCCATTCCTGCACCACGTGGGCCAGGAAGGTATCTCCCTCGGGACCAGACTCGTCCACGATGTCGCCGCCGGTGTCCCCGTAATAGCCGATAGCTGAGCCGCTGATGAGCGCTGGGTTGCCGGGTAGCTCAGCGACGGCAGCTGCGATGGCGGCGGTGCCATCAACCCGAGAGGACAGAATCAGATTCTTGTAACTGGCGTTCCAGCGCCGATCACCGACCCCGGCCCCGGCTAAATGCACTACTGCGGTGATTGACCGCTCGGCCAGGGCCTGGGTATCGACGGTGCGGTTGGCGGGGTCCCAACTCACTTCCCCGGGTCCGGCCGCCGGCCGGCGTACCAACCGAATGACGTCGATACCGTCGTCGGTCAGTGATTGCGCAAGTGTGGTGCCAATGAGGCCACTGGCACCGGTGATAGCGACGGCCACGATGGAGTGCTCCCGTTCTCTAGGTAGGGGTCAGTTATGACGAGCGGGCAGCTAGAGCCCGACATCGCCCTCAAAAGCGCCTTCCTCTAACCGGTGTTTCACGGTGCTGAGGAATCGAGCGGCATCAGCGCCATCGACGAGGCGGTGGTCATAAGTGAGCGATAGATACACCATCGAATGGACGGCAATCACGTCGCCGCCATCGGAACCGGGAATGACGACGGGACGTTTGTTCACCGTGCCAGTCCCCATGATCGCGACCTGAGGCTGATTGATGATCGGGGTATCGAACAACGCACCACGGCTACCAGTATTGGTCAGAGTGAATGTGCCGCCGGATAGTTCATCTGGAGTGACCTTGTTGGTACGAGTACGTTCCGCTAGATCAGCGATTCGACGAGCAAGTCCAGCGAGATTGAGCTCACCCGCATCCTGAATCACCGGCACCAAGAGGCCTCGATCGGTATCGACCGCCACCCCCAAGTCCTCCTGAGCGTGATACGTGATGTGCCCGCTGTCGGGAGCGATAGACGCATTGACTTTCGGGTGGACTTTGAGCGCCTCGATGACGGCGAGCGCGAAAAACGGGAGGAAGGACAACTTCACGCCTTCGCGTTGCTGGAACTGTGTCTTGACCCGATCGCGCAGCCGAGCGATTGCGGTGACGTCTGCCTCAACCACTGTGGTTAGTTGGGCGGAGGTGTGCAAAGAATCCAGCATCCGATCGGCAATGACCTTGCGGAGTCGGGTCATGGGGACTGTTGAGCCCCGCAGTTCACTACCCGGTGCGCCAGCGGCGGCCGGTGGCGTAACTGCGGGTGCCGTGGCAGTTGTCGATGCGCTAGCAGCGGTGGCTGGTGCTGCGGCAGCCGGTGCGGTCGTGGCTGGTGCCGCGGTGGTGGATCCACCGGCCGCTTCGATGGCCTGTTCCACATCTTGCCGCCGGATTCGTCCACCAACCCCGGTTCCGGATACCTTCGCTAAGTCAATGCCCGCTCGCGATGCCAACTTGCGCACCAATGGCGTGACATAGGCGGCAGCGGCGGCCACTTTGCCGGGGGCAGTAGGTGCAGCTGCGGCCGGTGCGGCTGCGGGTGTTGTTGTAGCTGCTGGTACCGGTGCTGGTGCGGGAGCTGTCGTTGGCTGGGTTGGCGGTGTGGGTGCGGCAGTGGGTTCGGCCGGAGCTGGTGCTGGTTCTGGTGTCGCTGGAGCCGGTGCAGCGGCAGGTGCGGATGCACCGGGCGCGTCGGCAGACCCGACGATCCCAAGTACGGCTCCGATTTCCACTACCGCATCCTCAGCTGCGGCAATGCTTACTAGGGTGCCCGCGACCGGGGACGGAATCTCAGTGTCGACCTTGTCGGTAGAGATTTCGAGCAGCGGTTCGTCGACGTCGACAGAGTCGCCGACCTGTTTCAGCCACCGAGTCACAGTGCCCTCTGTGACACTTTCGCCGAGTTCCGGCAGCGTGACTTCGGTTCCGGCTGCATCTCCCGCCGCCGAGGTTGGTGCTGCCGTTGGCGCGGGGTCCGGTGGTGCTGGTGGGGCACTGGCGGCTGGAGTAGCAACCGGCGGGGCTGGAGCCGCTGGGGTTGCAGCGGCCGGAGGAGCTGGCGGGGCACTGGGCATGTCCGCCGGCGGCGGCGGAGTTGGCGTCTGAGCCAGCTGGTCGCTACCCACTCCTACGGTGCCGAGCAGTGCACCCACCTCCACGATGGTGTCGTCTGGAGCATCGATCGAGGTCAAGACCCCGGCTGCCGGGGAAGGGATCTCGGTATCGACTTTGTCAGTAGAGACTTCCAGCAATGGCTCATCGACATCGACGGTGTCACCGACCTCCTTTAACCACCGAGTGACTGTTCCCTCGGTGACGCTCTCGCCGAGTTGGGGCATGGTGACCGGGGTCGACACAGCAGCTTCTCCTAACTCCGGCTTGCACCGGATGCGTTACCTATCTTGACCTCATCAGGGGCGCTGATGTGAGAAATCGCCAATGACTCGCCCATCTGTCCGCATCAGCCATGGGCATGCAGCGGCTTTCCGGCCAGAGCCAGGTGTGCTTCACCTAGCGCTTCGTTCTGGGTGGGGTGGGCGTGGACGAGGCGAGCAACGTCCTCCGGCAGCGCTTCCCAGTTGTAAATCAACTGAGCCTCGCCGATTTGTTCTCCCATGCGGCTGCCCACCATGTGCAGGCCCACCAAGGGGCCGTCCTTGACGGAAACTAACTTGATGAAGCCACCCGTGGCCAGGATTTGACTCTTGCCGTTGCCCGCCAGGTTGTACTCATAGGTGTGGATGGCGTCTTTGCCGTACTTTTCTTCGGCCTCGTCTTGGTTGAGGCCAACTGAAGCCACTTCCGGTTCGCAATATGTCACTCGGGGAATGCCGGACTCGTCGATGGGTTCGGGGTTGAGCCCCGCAAGGTGCTCGGCCAAGAAAATCCCCTGAGCAAAGCCGCGGTGCGCCAACTGCAGTCCAGGCACAATGTCGCCCACCGCATAGACCCCGGGTACGTTGGTTTGCAGGTAGTCATCGGTGGGCACCCAGCCGCGATCCATCGCAACGCCTTGCTCCTCATAGCCCATGCCACTGGTGTTGGGTCCGCGACCGACGGCGACTAGGAGAAGGTCGGCAGTGTGGCTACTGCCGTCTTCCAAGGTGGCAGTAACACTGGTCTCGTCGGCCACTGCGGAGGCAAGCCGGGCACCGGTCACCGATTTGATCCGCCGCTTGCGGAAAGCTCGTTCGAGCGCTTTCGATGATGCTGGGTCTTCGGCGGGCACAAGGCGGGGCAGTGCCTCGATAATGGTCACCTCAGTGCCGAAGGAGCGCCACACGCTGGCGAATTCAACGCCGATCACGCCGCCACCCAGCACGATGACGGAGTTGGGAATCCAATCCAAGTCCAGTGCTTCGTCACTGGTCATAATTCGGCCACCGATGTCCAGGCCGGGTAGTGATCGAGGATAAGAGCCACTAGCTAGTACCACCGCCTTACCGGTGTAGGGCTGACCGGCGACGGTAACGGCGTTCGGCGCAGTGAGGGTTCCGGTGCCTTCGACGTAAGTGATGTCGCGACCGTTGACCAAGCCGGTGAGTCCCTTGTACAGCCGGCCAATCACCGAGTCTTTGTAGGAGTTGACCCGAGTCATATCGATACCGGTCAAGGTGGCGTCGACGCCGAAGGCGGCAGACTCGCGAGTGGTGTCGGCGACCTCAGCCGCATGCAGTAGCGCTTTGGTGGGAATGCAGCCACGGTGGAGGCAAGTGCCGCCTAGCTTGTCCCGCTCGATCAGGGCGACACTCAATCCCAACTGGGATGCTCGCAGCGCACAGGCGTAACCGCCGCTACCTCCGCCCAGAATCACGACGTCGTATTGCGCTTCTGCCACAGGTTCCTCCAAGATCTCTGCTCGATCCTGCCATTAGCGGGCCCAAAAGTCCGGCTTAAGCGCTCGCAATCCGCGACGGGCGAACGCTGACCGAGTATCTAACTGACTTGCTGTCGTACATATTCAGCCAAGGTGCGAACTCCGAAGCCGGTGCCACCCGGTTGCACGTAGCCGTAAGCGGCACCGTCATTGAACGCTGGTCCAGCAATGTCGAGATGGAGCCAAGGCTGATCGTCGGGTACAAACTCGGCGAGGAACAGCGCAGCCGTCAGCATGCCGCCGTTGCGATCACCAATATTGGCGATGTCTGCAATGGGCGAGTCCAGTGATGGCCGCAGTTCCGGCGGTAGCGGCATCGGCCACAGCGATTCACCAGCGGCGCTGCCGGCTGCCACCACTTCGGTGCGCAGTCGGTCGTCGTTGCCCATAGCGCCAGCTACTTGAGCACCGAGAGCCACCAACTGGGCACCAGTCAAGGTGGCGATGTCGATAAGTTCGTCCGGATTCTCGGACAAGGCTTCGGTGATGGCGTCCGCGAGCACCAGTCGACCCTCGGCATCGGTGTTAAGTACCTCAACCGTTTTACCGCCACGAATGGTGATTACATCGCCCGGCCGTTGCGCGGTCCCACTGGGCATGTTCTCGGCCACGGCGAGCCAGCCGGTGACATTTACTGGGAGTTTCCAAGCGGCGATCAGTTTCACGGCCGCCAGAACGGCAGCAGCTCCGCCCATATCCGACTTCATCCACTCCATGGACTTGGGCGGTTTCAGTGACAATCCGCCAGAATCAAAGGTGATCCCTTTGCCTACCAGCGCGATGTGACGGTTGGCTCCAGCCGGTTGGTACTGCAATCGCACTAGCCGCGGCGGGTGACTGGAACCCTGGCCCACCGCGATCAGGCCACCGTACTGTCCCCGACGCAGCTGGGCATCAGACCACACCTTGACTGCGACTGAGGTGTCCGCGAAGGTATCCCGAGCCACTTGAGCCAAGCCTTCCGGTACCAAATCATTGGGGGCGGTGTTCACCAGATCCCGGGCCAACTCGACCGCTTCGGTGAGTGCGGCCGCCTCTTTGACGATCGTTCGGTCTGCGCTGGTGAGTCGTGTCCCCAACGCCAGGGTGATGCGTCGCGGTGCTGCTTGCGGCTGGGAGCGGTAGCGGTTGAAGCGGTAACTGCCTAGCGCGGCGCCTTCTGCCAATGCCCGCAGTTCTTCGCTCTGGGCATCAGCAGCGGCGATGACGACGTTCGTGGCAGTGGTGGCTGCCCGGGTTGCCACACCGATGGCGCGGCGCAACTGTTCTGGTGTGTCGGCTTCGGTAGCAATAGCAACAACCACAGTGTCGGCAGCCAAATCTGGGTCGCCGGGTAGGCGGATCGGATCGGTGCTGCCCGGGGTACTGAGGGCGGTAGCGGCCGCAGTCAGTCGCCGGGCTAGCTGGCGGCTGAAACCGCCGAACTTCTGCAGTACTAAGGAGTCATCTCGCCAGATAGCTGGCACGATCAGTTGCTGGCCGGAAACTTCCGCCGGTGCTTTGGCTGAGAGCCGCAGATCGGTCACTGGTTCACCTCGATGGGTTCGGGACTGCTTGCAGCAGGCTATCGTCCGTGGACTAGCGTCAGGGGCATGTCGCACCCGGAATCTTCGAATGGTCAGCAGTCGGCGGATCACGACAGTGCTGATGTGCGTACAACGTCATTACACACCTGGCATGTCGCGGCGGGAGCGAAGATGGTCGACTTTGCCGGTTGGGATATGCCGATCGAATACCCGATGGGCACGGTGGGGGAGCATCGCACCGTAAGGGCCGGCTGCGGTGTCTTTGACGTTTCCCACATGGGTACCGTTCGAATTTCTGGAGCGGCTGCCCTCGTTCAGCTCAATCAGTTGCTAACGAATGATCTTGACCGACTGGCAGTGGGCCAAGTCCAGTACACGCTGCTGTGCGATGAGACCGGTGGAGTCATCGACGACATGCTGGCGACCCGACTCGCAGCAGATGAAGTGCTGCTGGTTCCTAACGCCGCTAACACCGCCGCAGTGCTGGCTGAGTTGTACGACGTGATTGCCAAGTCCGCGATCACCGATGAGTCAGCGGAGACCTCGTTGATTGCGGTGCAGGGCCCGCAATCTGCCGAGGCGCTCATTCGGGTGGGGCTGTCACCTGACTTGCTCTACATGACGGCTGAGCTGCAGCCGTACCAGACTGGCCAGGTGTTAGTTTCGCGGACTGGTTACACCGGGGAACCTGGCTTTGAACTGATCCTGCCCAATGAGCTGGCGGTCACCCTGTGGGAGCAGTTGGTGGATAGACCAGAGGTAGCGCCCTGTGGTTTGGGTGCCCGTGACACGTTGCGGACTGAGATGGGTTACCCATTGCATGGTCAAGACATCAGTGACGAGATTGATCCGGTCGCGGCGCGGCTGTCGTGGGCGATCGCCTGGGATACCGAGTTTCGCGGCAAGGCGGCGTTGCAGCAGATCAAAGACCGGGGCGCGAATCGCGTACTGCGGGGGCTACTGCTGCAGGGTCGCGGGGTACCACGTCCCGGTATGGCGGTTCGCCAGAACGGTACCGAGGTGGGAGCCGTGACGTCGGGGACGTTCTCGCCGTCGCTGCGGCAAGGTATCGCGCTGGCACTGCTAGACAGCAGCATCACTACGGGTGGCGCAGTGGCGGTCGACATTCGTGGCCGCGAGGTTGCGGCCGAAGTGGTGTCGCCGCCGTTCGTGGAATCATCCCCGCGCTAGTAGTTGGGATAACTGGTCCCCGGCAGCGACTACTTGTTCCGCGAATCGGGTAGCGGGAGCATCACCTAACCGTGCCGCCGGCCCGGAGATAGAAATCGCGGCAATTGCTCGGCCGCGAGAGTTCAGTACCGGTGCCGACACCGAGGCGACTTCTGGTTCTCGTTCGCCGACACTCACTGCCCAACCGATATTGCGGACTTCCGCCAACTGGGCGGTAGAAAACGCGGCATTCGTTGGCGCGGTAGGAATCTGGTCGGCATGTTCCCATGCCAGTAGGACTTGAGCAGCGGAGCCCGCGGCCATGGTGAGGGCGGCGCCTAATGGGACGGTGTCGCGCAGGCCAGAGGACAGATCGGCAGTGGCCACGCAGATGCGGCGATCACCGGAACGTTGATACAGCTGGGCGCTTTCGCTGGTGTTGTCGCGCAACTCCCGCAATATGGGTCGGGCACGGACTGCGATGCCATCGCTGTCGGCCGCTGCGGCCATCTCCGGGATCCGGGGACCGAGCAGAAACTCACCGATGTCATTGCGAAGCAACAGTCCATACGATTCGAGGGCGAGTGCCAGTCGGTGCGCGGTTGGCCGTGATAAACCCGTTGACTCGGTGAGATCGGCCAGTGAGTGTGGCCGGTGTTCCACGGCCTCCAGG is part of the Actinomycetes bacterium genome and encodes:
- the lipA gene encoding lipoyl synthase yields the protein MTGDKPLLRIERRNAETPVERKPPWIRTTFKTGPEYLQISALVKEQGLHTVCQEAGCPNIYECWEDREATFLIGGEQCTRRCDFCQIDTGKPAPLDRGEPQRVADSVASMELRYATVTGVARDDLADEGAWLYAETVRRIHATSPGTGVELLIPDFSGDPKLLAEVFDAAPEVLAHNVETVPRIFKRIRPAFRYDRSLQVLQSAKQAGLVTKSNLILGMGETRDEISTALCDLRDHDCDLITITQYLRPSERHHPVERWVTPDEFVELENEAKDLGFVGVMSGPLVRSSYRAGRLYRAAVATTS
- the lipB gene encoding lipoyl(octanoyl) transferase LipB, whose product is MGQVDVVGVGLGQRTVPYRQGWELQRQVHSDVVAGRRGDTLLLLEHDEVFTAGSRTQPEDRPVDGSEVIDVDRGGRITWHGPGQLVGYPILRLPHPMDVVAHVRALESLLISMCEDFEVAAIPIEGRSGVWVPHASGPGSAGPASKIAAVGIRVTQGVTMHGFALNCDCDLTWSQRIVPCGIPDAGVTSLTKICGRDIDVMSAASLLSERLTGSPVVPQYLPSNGPHVA
- a CDS encoding TIGR01777 family oxidoreductase, translating into MAVAITGASGLIGTTLAQSLTDDGIDVIRLVRRPAAGPGEVSWDPANRTVDTQALAERSITAVVHLAGAGVGDRRWNASYKNLILSSRVDGTAAIAAAVAELPGNPALISGSAIGYYGDTGGDIVDESGPEGDTFLAHVVQEWEAATAPAQQAGNRVAMIRTGLVVSSTGGAFGKMIPIFRKGIGGRIGSGKQWWSFISMTDEVRAIRFCIDQEISGPVNLVAPQPVTNAQATQALAELLDKPAKLPVPKFALRVVLGGFAEEVVMSQGVAPGALTAAGFEWQHPSIEQALAAMPVP
- the sucB gene encoding 2-oxoglutarate dehydrogenase, E2 component, dihydrolipoamide succinyltransferase, with translation MSTPVTMPQLGESVTEGTVTRWLKEVGDTVDVDEPLLEVSTDKVDTEIPSPAAGVLTSIDAPDDTIVEVGALLGTVGVGSDQLAQTPTPPPPADMPSAPPAPPAAATPAAPAPPVATPAASAPPAPPDPAPTAAPTSAAGDAAGTEVTLPELGESVTEGTVTRWLKQVGDSVDVDEPLLEISTDKVDTEIPSPVAGTLVSIAAAEDAVVEIGAVLGIVGSADAPGASAPAAAPAPATPEPAPAPAEPTAAPTPPTQPTTAPAPAPVPAATTTPAAAPAAAAPTAPGKVAAAAAYVTPLVRKLASRAGIDLAKVSGTGVGGRIRRQDVEQAIEAAGGSTTAAPATTAPAAAAPATAASASTTATAPAVTPPAAAGAPGSELRGSTVPMTRLRKVIADRMLDSLHTSAQLTTVVEADVTAIARLRDRVKTQFQQREGVKLSFLPFFALAVIEALKVHPKVNASIAPDSGHITYHAQEDLGVAVDTDRGLLVPVIQDAGELNLAGLARRIADLAERTRTNKVTPDELSGGTFTLTNTGSRGALFDTPIINQPQVAIMGTGTVNKRPVVIPGSDGGDVIAVHSMVYLSLTYDHRLVDGADAARFLSTVKHRLEEGAFEGDVGL
- the lpdA gene encoding dihydrolipoyl dehydrogenase, which translates into the protein MAEAQYDVVILGGGSGGYACALRASQLGLSVALIERDKLGGTCLHRGCIPTKALLHAAEVADTTRESAAFGVDATLTGIDMTRVNSYKDSVIGRLYKGLTGLVNGRDITYVEGTGTLTAPNAVTVAGQPYTGKAVVLASGSYPRSLPGLDIGGRIMTSDEALDLDWIPNSVIVLGGGVIGVEFASVWRSFGTEVTIIEALPRLVPAEDPASSKALERAFRKRRIKSVTGARLASAVADETSVTATLEDGSSHTADLLLVAVGRGPNTSGMGYEEQGVAMDRGWVPTDDYLQTNVPGVYAVGDIVPGLQLAHRGFAQGIFLAEHLAGLNPEPIDESGIPRVTYCEPEVASVGLNQDEAEEKYGKDAIHTYEYNLAGNGKSQILATGGFIKLVSVKDGPLVGLHMVGSRMGEQIGEAQLIYNWEALPEDVARLVHAHPTQNEALGEAHLALAGKPLHAHG
- a CDS encoding leucyl aminopeptidase, which encodes MTDLRLSAKAPAEVSGQQLIVPAIWRDDSLVLQKFGGFSRQLARRLTAAATALSTPGSTDPIRLPGDPDLAADTVVVAIATEADTPEQLRRAIGVATRAATTATNVVIAAADAQSEELRALAEGAALGSYRFNRYRSQPQAAPRRITLALGTRLTSADRTIVKEAAALTEAVELARDLVNTAPNDLVPEGLAQVARDTFADTSVAVKVWSDAQLRRGQYGGLIAVGQGSSHPPRLVRLQYQPAGANRHIALVGKGITFDSGGLSLKPPKSMEWMKSDMGGAAAVLAAVKLIAAWKLPVNVTGWLAVAENMPSGTAQRPGDVITIRGGKTVEVLNTDAEGRLVLADAITEALSENPDELIDIATLTGAQLVALGAQVAGAMGNDDRLRTEVVAAGSAAGESLWPMPLPPELRPSLDSPIADIANIGDRNGGMLTAALFLAEFVPDDQPWLHLDIAGPAFNDGAAYGYVQPGGTGFGVRTLAEYVRQQVS
- the gcvT gene encoding glycine cleavage system aminomethyltransferase GcvT translates to MSHPESSNGQQSADHDSADVRTTSLHTWHVAAGAKMVDFAGWDMPIEYPMGTVGEHRTVRAGCGVFDVSHMGTVRISGAAALVQLNQLLTNDLDRLAVGQVQYTLLCDETGGVIDDMLATRLAADEVLLVPNAANTAAVLAELYDVIAKSAITDESAETSLIAVQGPQSAEALIRVGLSPDLLYMTAELQPYQTGQVLVSRTGYTGEPGFELILPNELAVTLWEQLVDRPEVAPCGLGARDTLRTEMGYPLHGQDISDEIDPVAARLSWAIAWDTEFRGKAALQQIKDRGANRVLRGLLLQGRGVPRPGMAVRQNGTEVGAVTSGTFSPSLRQGIALALLDSSITTGGAVAVDIRGREVAAEVVSPPFVESSPR
- a CDS encoding IclR family transcriptional regulator; translation: MDSNQGSRVGVLDKSMAILEAVEHRPHSLADLTESTGLSRPTAHRLALALESYGLLLRNDIGEFLLGPRIPEMAAAADSDGIAVRARPILRELRDNTSESAQLYQRSGDRRICVATADLSSGLRDTVPLGAALTMAAGSAAQVLLAWEHADQIPTAPTNAAFSTAQLAEVRNIGWAVSVGEREPEVASVSAPVLNSRGRAIAAISISGPAARLGDAPATRFAEQVVAAGDQLSQLLARG